Proteins encoded within one genomic window of Candidatus Hepatobacter penaei:
- a CDS encoding multidrug effflux MFS transporter encodes MPSVWLIAMVAGFPILSETMYTPALPNIANNLNVPSAWIEYTLSIYFVGTALGTILWGRLSDQYGRRPILFGGFLTYIVGCLLCFLSTSITSLFVGRIVQSLGASVGVVLGQTMAHDLYRGRQRGQAFSTIGSILSLAPAIGPLIGGFVDQYISWQAIFLVLMMCGVMVAFIAFFHLPETLDKERRGKAMVRQLVLSMAKDPKIIICGITVGISNGLVFSYNAEGPFYLINMLGLTPMTYGAGLAGFALAGSLGNRYSKYLHNFYESSTILRMGQVIIFSGSLIFAVLVSLLYFYDGSRMSYVILTFFCMLIVAFGRGLTIANCLSLALEGYSKVSGTAASFFVCFYYTIISSVTTGMGLLHNGTLFPMPFYFCALGLFLMIVRFFVPSLSSHIKS; translated from the coding sequence GTGCCTTCTGTCTGGCTGATTGCCATGGTTGCAGGGTTTCCTATTTTGTCGGAAACCATGTACACGCCGGCACTTCCGAATATTGCCAACAACCTGAATGTCCCGAGTGCCTGGATTGAATATACATTGTCCATTTATTTTGTAGGGACAGCTTTGGGCACAATCCTATGGGGGCGTCTGTCAGATCAATATGGCCGCAGGCCCATTTTGTTTGGCGGGTTTTTGACATATATTGTGGGGTGTTTATTGTGCTTTTTATCCACAAGCATTACCTCGCTTTTTGTGGGGCGTATTGTGCAATCCTTAGGGGCCAGTGTGGGGGTGGTGTTAGGGCAAACGATGGCACATGACCTTTATCGGGGGCGACAACGTGGCCAAGCTTTTTCAACCATTGGTTCTATTTTGTCATTAGCGCCCGCCATTGGCCCTCTCATTGGTGGTTTTGTCGATCAATATATCAGCTGGCAGGCCATCTTTTTGGTCCTGATGATGTGCGGTGTGATGGTGGCCTTCATCGCCTTTTTTCATCTTCCCGAAACGCTGGATAAAGAGCGTCGGGGAAAAGCGATGGTGCGACAACTGGTGCTTTCCATGGCGAAAGACCCGAAGATCATTATTTGTGGAATCACCGTTGGGATCTCCAATGGCCTTGTGTTTAGCTATAACGCCGAAGGCCCGTTTTATCTTATCAATATGTTAGGTCTGACGCCGATGACCTACGGTGCTGGACTTGCGGGTTTTGCGTTAGCAGGTTCTTTGGGTAACCGTTACTCAAAATATCTCCATAATTTTTATGAATCCTCCACTATTTTAAGGATGGGCCAGGTGATCATTTTTTCAGGAAGTTTGATCTTTGCGGTACTGGTGTCACTTCTTTATTTTTATGATGGTTCCCGCATGAGCTATGTGATCTTGACTTTTTTCTGTATGCTGATTGTCGCTTTTGGACGTGGATTGACCATTGCTAACTGCCTGTCTCTTGCCCTTGAGGGGTATAGCAAAGTGTCCGGCACGGCGGCCTCATTTTTTGTGTGCTTTTATTATACCATCATCTCAAGCGTAACAACGGGTATGGGGCTGCTTCATAATGGCACGTTATTCCCCATGCCTTTTTATTTTTGTGCGCTTGGCCTATTTCTTATGATTGTACGATTTTTTGTTCCTTCGCTGTCATCTCACATAAAATCGTAA
- a CDS encoding phosphatase PAP2 family protein: MMYFLLLNAQHGHALQGQGVMSVIAFNISGLICLLANPYVILGLFILGFVSQHRLLFVRSLQLMLWMMVVGASLKALSVAVGLPALFHTKIFPSGHTLAVMAFYGPLLWWQPQPQRLFFVLLMIAYGGAICYRGYHQPVDVLGSWVIGFILLDTYHKVRMNTRSQKKYFQEDLWLWVTTLPFLFFLAWSGSVPAHAWMGFYALLGLTAATRLYPSYLDIRLSFMHRVITVLLLFSSFVGVGFLCHTLSGYLPLGLALFPWMAGGSTSIILCCVLSDLRKPSLS, from the coding sequence ATGATGTATTTTTTATTACTGAACGCCCAGCATGGTCATGCGTTACAGGGGCAAGGCGTGATGTCTGTGATCGCGTTTAATATTTCTGGCTTGATCTGCTTATTGGCAAATCCGTATGTGATTCTGGGCCTTTTCATCTTGGGCTTTGTGAGCCAGCACCGGCTTCTTTTCGTCAGGTCCCTCCAGCTGATGTTGTGGATGATGGTTGTGGGGGCCAGTCTTAAGGCTTTATCTGTGGCCGTGGGCCTTCCTGCCCTTTTTCACACAAAAATTTTTCCCAGCGGTCATACCCTAGCCGTGATGGCTTTTTATGGCCCCCTTTTATGGTGGCAACCTCAACCCCAACGCCTTTTCTTCGTGCTACTCATGATTGCCTATGGTGGGGCCATCTGTTATCGGGGCTATCACCAACCCGTGGATGTGTTGGGATCGTGGGTGATTGGGTTTATCCTGCTTGACACTTATCATAAGGTGCGCATGAACACACGCAGCCAGAAGAAGTATTTTCAGGAAGATCTCTGGCTGTGGGTTACAACGCTTCCGTTTCTCTTCTTTTTGGCTTGGTCGGGCTCTGTGCCGGCTCATGCATGGATGGGGTTCTATGCGCTTTTGGGGCTCACAGCTGCCACGCGCCTGTACCCCTCTTATCTTGATATTCGCCTTTCCTTCATGCACCGCGTGATCACCGTCTTGCTTCTTTTTTCCTCTTTTGTGGGTGTTGGTTTTTTGTGCCACACGTTAAGCGGCTATCTCCCCCTTGGTTTGGCGCTTTTCCCCTGGATGGCAGGAGGCTCAACCTCCATTATCCTGTGTTGTGTGTTGAGTGACCTTAGGAAGCCCTCGCTTTCCTAG
- a CDS encoding ATP-dependent helicase, translating to MTTLPPPEQQPPSPQTRLWTQINKLNPSQRQGVETTEGPVLILAGAGTGKTTVLTTRLAYLALEKQCSFSHMLAVTFTNKAANEMKQRLNAFFGGDDTFYPWVGTFHHIGLKICRRYHDLLGLPPRFLIMDNEDQLRLLKQVMKARQIDEKAYPPKLFSWAIGRLKDRALEPHQVTPTEATRLLGADKSQLLISLYTDYQQALHRCGGADFGDLILLCLKLFREHPDILHSYQKRFRYLLVDEYQDINVAQYVWLRLLAAGERPHICCVGDDDQSIYGWRGAEVDHILKFEQDFHGTTLIKLEDNYRSTSSILHAASGLIDHNKGRLGKTLRAAATHPQEEKVRIKSTTDDRSEARFIAHDIHTMLSAGHKPTSIAVLVRATFQTRAFEEALLGLGIPYRLVGSTRFYERLEIKDAVAYVKLMVNPTDNLAFERALSTPKRGVGATTLQKLYAHARMHNLSLWESLEDCFTGGGPPLTKSALAKLIAFVTDIKAWQALMHEETPSKIAEHVLEKSGYMQHWRHAKGDEAQGRLENLRELLKVLTDFSSLDEFLEHISLVTDNTKQETQEAVQLMTLHTAKGLEFDTVFLPGWEENIFPHPKALEESGDRGLEEERRLAYVGITRAKRKATITYAQRRSFFGGGWQPSFPSRFLDELPATAIEHEKRMPYMPSSRTPLSASQATTPPFLKTGTPLSSESGSSSPSEGFFAKGTPVLHKAFGEGVVVKAEGPIIVVDFVGVGVRKIMARFLEKK from the coding sequence ATGACCACACTTCCGCCGCCTGAACAACAGCCCCCCTCTCCCCAAACCCGTTTGTGGACGCAAATAAACAAGCTGAACCCCTCGCAGCGCCAAGGGGTGGAAACAACAGAAGGCCCCGTGCTGATTTTGGCCGGTGCGGGCACGGGCAAAACAACCGTGCTCACCACACGCTTGGCCTATTTGGCCCTTGAAAAGCAATGTTCTTTTTCCCATATGTTGGCCGTGACGTTCACCAACAAAGCTGCCAACGAAATGAAGCAGCGCCTCAACGCCTTTTTTGGTGGAGACGATACTTTTTATCCCTGGGTGGGCACGTTTCACCACATTGGGCTGAAGATATGCCGACGTTATCACGACCTTTTGGGTCTGCCACCCCGCTTTTTGATTATGGATAACGAAGACCAGCTGCGTCTTCTGAAACAAGTGATGAAAGCCCGTCAGATAGATGAAAAAGCCTATCCGCCCAAATTATTTTCGTGGGCCATTGGTCGCCTGAAAGATCGTGCCCTCGAACCCCATCAAGTGACGCCCACAGAAGCCACGCGCCTTTTGGGCGCCGACAAAAGTCAATTGCTGATCAGCCTTTATACAGATTATCAACAGGCCTTGCACCGCTGTGGTGGCGCTGATTTTGGCGATCTGATTCTGTTGTGTCTCAAACTCTTTCGCGAACATCCCGATATTCTACACAGCTATCAGAAAAGGTTTCGTTATCTGTTGGTGGATGAGTATCAAGATATCAACGTGGCCCAATATGTGTGGCTGCGTTTGCTGGCGGCGGGCGAGCGACCGCATATATGCTGTGTAGGAGATGATGATCAATCTATTTATGGATGGCGCGGCGCCGAAGTCGACCACATTTTAAAATTCGAGCAGGATTTTCACGGCACCACCTTGATTAAGTTGGAAGATAACTATCGCTCCACCTCCTCTATCTTGCACGCAGCTTCTGGCTTGATTGATCACAACAAAGGCCGTTTAGGAAAAACACTGCGTGCCGCCGCCACACACCCCCAAGAAGAAAAAGTCCGCATCAAAAGCACGACCGACGATAGATCTGAAGCCCGTTTTATTGCCCATGACATCCACACCATGCTTTCAGCTGGTCATAAACCAACCAGTATCGCCGTTTTGGTGCGGGCCACCTTTCAAACCCGAGCCTTTGAGGAAGCCCTTTTGGGGCTGGGCATTCCCTATCGTCTGGTGGGATCCACGCGCTTTTATGAGCGCCTTGAAATCAAAGATGCCGTTGCTTATGTAAAACTCATGGTAAACCCCACAGACAATTTGGCCTTTGAGCGGGCCCTTAGCACCCCCAAACGCGGTGTTGGCGCCACCACCCTTCAAAAGCTTTATGCCCATGCTCGCATGCATAACCTCTCTCTTTGGGAAAGTCTTGAGGATTGTTTTACCGGCGGTGGCCCTCCCCTCACCAAAAGCGCCTTGGCTAAGTTGATTGCCTTCGTGACGGACATCAAAGCCTGGCAAGCCTTGATGCATGAAGAAACCCCTTCCAAAATAGCCGAACATGTGCTTGAGAAATCAGGCTATATGCAACACTGGCGTCACGCGAAAGGGGATGAGGCCCAAGGGCGCCTGGAAAATTTACGAGAATTGCTGAAGGTGCTGACAGATTTTTCATCCTTAGATGAATTTTTAGAGCACATCAGCCTTGTCACCGACAACACCAAGCAAGAAACGCAAGAAGCCGTACAACTTATGACCCTCCACACCGCCAAAGGGTTAGAGTTTGATACGGTGTTTCTGCCGGGCTGGGAAGAAAATATTTTCCCTCATCCCAAGGCCCTAGAAGAATCAGGGGATCGCGGCCTTGAGGAAGAACGACGGCTGGCCTATGTGGGCATTACCCGCGCCAAACGCAAAGCCACCATCACCTATGCCCAGCGGCGCAGCTTTTTTGGCGGCGGCTGGCAACCCAGCTTTCCCTCACGCTTTTTAGATGAACTGCCAGCTACAGCCATCGAACATGAAAAGCGCATGCCTTACATGCCTTCATCAAGAACGCCCTTGTCAGCGTCACAGGCAACCACCCCCCCCTTTTTGAAGACAGGAACACCACTATCCTCTGAAAGCGGCTCCTCTTCACCATCAGAAGGTTTTTTTGCAAAAGGTACACCTGTGCTGCACAAGGCGTTTGGTGAGGGCGTCGTTGTAAAGGCAGAAGGCCCCATTATCGTGGTAGATTTTGTAGGCGTCGGCGTGCGCAAGATCATGGCGCGCTTTTTAGAAAAAAAATAA
- a CDS encoding SPOR domain-containing protein, whose protein sequence is MVLMLVLVGLCLFSAGFFYGLWVAKKHASASYTHAKKKTASKLDPLKKNIAKILKQEPETLYSVQLGALLNRLNAEELAKYLQQENISSKIVIKQRRNAPPLFIVRTQEYASYTEAKTIADTLISKHMLSATVVKVGKG, encoded by the coding sequence ATGGTATTGATGTTGGTGCTGGTTGGCCTTTGCCTATTTAGTGCAGGCTTTTTTTACGGCCTGTGGGTTGCTAAAAAACACGCATCGGCGTCATACACACATGCGAAAAAGAAAACAGCCAGCAAGCTTGACCCTTTGAAAAAAAATATCGCCAAGATCTTGAAACAAGAACCAGAAACACTCTATAGCGTCCAGTTAGGTGCTTTGCTCAACCGCCTGAATGCCGAAGAATTAGCAAAATACCTGCAACAAGAAAATATATCATCAAAAATCGTCATAAAACAACGACGAAACGCGCCCCCTCTTTTCATTGTCAGGACACAAGAGTACGCCAGTTATACGGAAGCCAAGACGATTGCAGACACGCTTATCAGTAAGCACATGCTGTCAGCAACGGTTGTAAAGGTGGGTAAAGGGTAA
- a CDS encoding MerR family transcriptional regulator: MKWQDIEEKQKKAVSFSKDHELWDTLLVAKSLEWAPSLSFQKAMALREGQEAVTVDKPRDVNAFFSALALLRWCAHHKGGTLDKKDLFGLAALLGIAPLSWRQSQGDGGMGVKVVPAKDIDPLLTQFFSWLASAEDSPLWLAAESAHALLLIQPFEGRTTDLAQWMATLVLLRHGYPPPLLSKPFRGNKEALLALLAEGVEAATTFTPPPVSPSSPVSPLRVVKKEPLPETDVDQAWVKIGALAKRVGETVPTLRYWTKEGLLKAASITQAGYHLYAEEAVQDVLTIQKMKKRRLTLQEIKEKLNT; encoded by the coding sequence ATGAAGTGGCAGGATATAGAAGAAAAACAAAAAAAAGCAGTTTCTTTTTCTAAGGACCATGAATTGTGGGACACACTTCTTGTGGCCAAATCATTAGAATGGGCGCCTTCGCTTTCTTTTCAAAAAGCCATGGCCTTGCGCGAAGGGCAAGAGGCCGTCACGGTTGATAAACCTCGTGACGTGAACGCGTTTTTTTCCGCGCTAGCGTTGCTGAGGTGGTGCGCGCATCATAAGGGTGGAACCTTAGACAAGAAAGACCTTTTTGGGTTGGCCGCCTTGTTGGGCATTGCCCCTTTGTCTTGGCGCCAAAGTCAAGGGGATGGCGGCATGGGTGTCAAGGTGGTGCCAGCTAAAGATATCGATCCCTTGTTGACACAGTTTTTTTCTTGGCTTGCCTCAGCTGAAGATTCTCCCTTGTGGCTTGCCGCAGAGTCTGCCCATGCGCTTTTGTTAATTCAACCCTTTGAGGGACGCACTACGGACCTTGCTCAATGGATGGCTACACTGGTGCTTTTGCGACATGGATATCCGCCTCCGTTACTCTCAAAGCCTTTTCGGGGAAACAAGGAGGCTCTGCTTGCCCTTCTGGCCGAAGGGGTGGAAGCCGCCACGACGTTTACGCCGCCGCCAGTTTCACCATCCTCGCCAGTTTCCCCCTTGCGGGTGGTTAAAAAAGAACCTCTTCCCGAAACAGATGTAGATCAAGCATGGGTGAAAATTGGCGCGTTGGCCAAGCGTGTGGGGGAAACGGTTCCTACGCTGCGTTATTGGACAAAGGAAGGGTTGCTCAAAGCGGCCAGCATCACGCAGGCGGGGTATCATCTTTATGCGGAAGAAGCCGTGCAAGATGTGTTGACCATTCAAAAAATGAAAAAACGTCGGCTAACATTGCAAGAGATTAAAGAAAAACTCAACACCTGA
- the smpB gene encoding SsrA-binding protein SmpB, with protein sequence MRKILLRNRTVHHNYDIIKSYEAGLVLKGWEVKSLRQGQGAVKDSFAKENQGTLMIENLYIPPYKNAPKSGEGQSRRPRNILLHAKEINKLKNAASNPGTTIAVIQIYLTPKGRIKAEIGIASGKTKHDKREALKKKDWQRQKQRLLKKDVRF encoded by the coding sequence GTGAGAAAAATACTCTTAAGAAACAGAACAGTCCACCACAATTATGATATTATCAAGAGTTACGAAGCCGGCCTTGTGCTGAAAGGATGGGAAGTCAAATCCCTGCGACAAGGACAAGGGGCTGTCAAAGACAGTTTTGCAAAAGAAAACCAGGGGACACTGATGATAGAAAACCTCTACATCCCGCCCTACAAAAACGCGCCCAAGAGCGGCGAAGGACAAAGCCGAAGACCAAGAAACATCCTCCTACATGCCAAAGAAATCAACAAACTTAAAAACGCTGCCAGCAATCCGGGCACAACCATAGCAGTCATCCAAATCTACCTAACACCCAAAGGAAGGATCAAGGCAGAGATAGGAATCGCATCAGGCAAGACAAAACACGACAAAAGAGAAGCCCTTAAAAAGAAAGACTGGCAGCGTCAGAAGCAACGACTCCTAAAGAAAGACGTCCGCTTCTAG
- a CDS encoding zinc-finger domain-containing protein, with protein sequence MIKSSQGRHERHGESITISMPIARCQGEGSHGHPVVFLNLQPSGRVVCPYCSQVFESPQHYQEGV encoded by the coding sequence ATGATCAAGTCATCACAAGGGCGCCATGAACGCCATGGTGAATCTATCACCATCTCGATGCCCATTGCCCGTTGTCAGGGCGAAGGAAGCCACGGACACCCCGTGGTGTTTTTGAATCTCCAACCTTCAGGGCGCGTAGTGTGTCCTTATTGCAGCCAGGTGTTTGAGTCCCCCCAACATTACCAAGAGGGGGTGTAG
- a CDS encoding F-box protein, translating to MKFFFLLTSIFSLSAWPMNAMDIANPEATDGASITPNHPACAEKDTPFPPSLKGKVTPALIIPGDCVSDGERKASMLYITYKDDLCQIRYVDTPQELTALAGAIQRQAGEVIVTDASYTSSQTLDDLFHWLITPLTTQKKIPAMPEYTLFINDPIALADPKHALNSQKLTHVIFTKSNRTPHRLRYLSAPLTSITYVTISKPLFWDVERFPKLNHVHTQASPFFFPGYFLNTSIVHDASWKNIAPSFAYAGAYVGYGDLGQQPRTGVKSHIAFFAHGEDPWGIGAQHCTVTYPGLRKNSSINSVPEYSPTNSAKINYWNGLPDEMVRRVIEILSGRDVIAFKNTCKRFERIVLGKRSNKKFYQDILAHTSGFDLPKNAKNALFEAPFVTISNNLEVRSKEGLFDCTLSLPYDQDVITQKNIRAGFNIHILSDIASCKQDQSFYQRIELTLFPGDQPQKKLLTVGPFYRHVLEGGNARFELLRQLQLIMVSSKLIADDWHAKHAA from the coding sequence ATGAAATTCTTTTTTTTGTTAACCAGTATCTTTTCTTTAAGCGCCTGGCCCATGAATGCTATGGACATAGCCAATCCAGAAGCCACAGATGGGGCGAGCATCACGCCAAACCACCCCGCTTGCGCAGAAAAAGACACGCCCTTTCCCCCCTCACTGAAAGGAAAAGTGACGCCGGCTCTTATCATTCCTGGCGATTGTGTGTCGGATGGGGAAAGAAAGGCATCTATGCTTTATATCACGTACAAGGATGATCTGTGTCAAATCCGCTATGTAGACACGCCTCAAGAACTTACTGCTCTCGCTGGGGCCATCCAAAGACAAGCTGGAGAGGTGATTGTGACTGATGCATCATACACCTCCTCTCAGACCCTCGATGACCTTTTTCATTGGCTCATCACCCCGCTCACAACCCAAAAAAAAATACCTGCCATGCCAGAATATACTCTTTTCATCAATGACCCCATAGCCTTGGCTGACCCAAAACATGCCCTTAACAGCCAAAAACTAACCCATGTGATATTCACAAAAAGTAATCGTACACCTCATCGCCTGCGCTACCTTTCTGCCCCCCTCACCTCGATCACCTATGTTACCATAAGTAAACCTCTTTTTTGGGATGTGGAGCGCTTTCCCAAGCTCAATCACGTTCACACACAGGCATCTCCTTTTTTCTTCCCAGGTTACTTTTTAAACACGTCCATTGTGCATGATGCGTCTTGGAAAAACATTGCCCCTTCGTTTGCCTATGCCGGTGCCTATGTGGGATACGGAGATTTGGGTCAACAACCGCGCACCGGCGTCAAAAGCCACATAGCGTTCTTTGCACACGGAGAAGATCCATGGGGCATTGGCGCACAGCACTGTACTGTAACCTATCCTGGTCTTAGAAAAAATTCTTCTATAAATAGTGTGCCTGAGTATAGCCCCACAAATTCTGCAAAGATAAATTACTGGAACGGTCTTCCCGATGAAATGGTGAGGAGAGTTATAGAAATACTTTCTGGTAGAGATGTGATCGCCTTCAAAAACACTTGCAAACGCTTTGAGAGAATTGTCTTGGGCAAAAGAAGTAACAAAAAGTTTTATCAAGACATACTGGCCCACACTTCGGGCTTCGATCTTCCAAAAAATGCGAAAAATGCTTTGTTTGAAGCGCCTTTTGTCACCATTAGCAATAATCTAGAAGTCCGCAGTAAAGAGGGGCTTTTTGACTGTACGCTTTCTCTACCCTACGACCAGGATGTGATAACACAAAAAAATATTCGTGCAGGTTTTAACATTCACATCCTTTCAGACATCGCTTCTTGCAAGCAAGATCAATCCTTTTATCAACGCATTGAACTCACCCTGTTTCCCGGCGACCAACCTCAGAAAAAATTGCTAACGGTGGGGCCCTTTTATCGACATGTCCTTGAAGGAGGAAACGCCCGTTTCGAACTTTTGCGCCAGCTTCAGTTGATCATGGTCTCTTCAAAACTCATAGCTGACGACTGGCATGCCAAACACGCTGCGTAA
- a CDS encoding YebC/PmpR family DNA-binding transcriptional regulator, with amino-acid sequence MAGHSQFKNIMHRKGAQDAKRAKVFTKIIREITVAAQMGGADVDANPRLRTALLAARAANMPKDNIERAIKKGSGEASDVIYNEMRYEGYGPGGVAIIIEALTDNRNRTAAEVRSILTKHGGRMADTGSVTFVFKHKGMILYGQENNEEALLEASLNAGTDDFIALDDGFEISAPKEAWHTVREQLEKEFGPPLNAALVWVPDVMVTLGDKKESFTKLVNLLEDCDDVQAVWHNAEGE; translated from the coding sequence ATGGCCGGTCATTCACAATTTAAAAATATTATGCACCGTAAAGGTGCGCAAGATGCCAAACGCGCCAAAGTTTTTACCAAAATTATTCGCGAAATCACGGTGGCTGCCCAAATGGGGGGGGCTGATGTAGACGCCAATCCTCGCCTGCGCACAGCCCTCTTGGCCGCCCGCGCTGCCAACATGCCCAAAGATAATATTGAACGAGCTATCAAAAAAGGCTCAGGGGAAGCGTCTGATGTAATTTATAATGAAATGCGCTATGAAGGCTATGGCCCGGGTGGTGTAGCCATCATTATTGAAGCGCTTACTGACAACCGCAATCGCACAGCCGCAGAGGTACGTTCTATTTTAACCAAGCATGGCGGGCGCATGGCAGACACAGGCAGTGTAACGTTTGTGTTTAAACACAAGGGCATGATCCTTTATGGCCAAGAGAACAACGAAGAGGCCCTTCTAGAAGCATCCCTCAACGCCGGCACAGACGATTTTATCGCCCTTGACGATGGGTTTGAAATCTCGGCGCCTAAGGAAGCGTGGCACACCGTGAGAGAACAACTGGAAAAAGAATTTGGCCCTCCTTTAAACGCAGCCCTTGTGTGGGTACCCGATGTGATGGTGACGTTGGGCGATAAAAAAGAAAGCTTCACAAAACTGGTGAACCTGTTAGAAGATTGTGACGATGTGCAAGCCGTATGGCACAATGCTGAAGGAGAATAG
- the tssK gene encoding type VI secretion system baseplate subunit TssK, whose amino-acid sequence MSFNAHPIQWYEGMFMMPHHFQENDTLHQNLWQHHLQYLAPYHWGITHMSFDESALAQGVFKILKLQAVMPDGTVIFFPDAHDESLELSLHDHLEDDRKPHTLFLSLFKKSVHEGKKDTFSSRHKPVESASHDINAPDSHINITRLKPILTLGFDKKNQAQRVFLPLAILTRDGLKITPTPYMPPCIHLDKSTPFFTRCRTLSKSLRDKVMYLQKKVRQRARATTSLFDAQSIWQFDTMRRHLIVALINFEALLQEAQLSPYVLYRELLHVASRCAAIKWGGAAPSLPPYQHENLHVCFDDIITFIEQSLAEIEEAYRVYAFQKTDRLFTLTVDQAWLDQPLIIGLKAPPNQTEERMVSWIKNAVIVSQSRIKTVQENRILGATRNYIQTAEKIRLIPDRGTVLCEIIPDNDFIKPDEPLHIFNMSDDPAKRPEQIIFYAPQNEDA is encoded by the coding sequence GTGTCATTTAATGCGCATCCCATCCAGTGGTATGAAGGTATGTTCATGATGCCGCACCACTTTCAAGAAAACGACACCTTGCATCAAAACCTGTGGCAACACCACTTACAGTATTTGGCCCCCTATCACTGGGGCATCACCCATATGTCGTTTGATGAATCAGCCTTGGCCCAGGGTGTGTTTAAAATCCTCAAACTTCAAGCCGTCATGCCTGATGGCACGGTTATTTTCTTTCCTGATGCCCATGATGAATCTCTTGAGCTCTCTCTCCACGACCATCTTGAGGATGATCGAAAACCCCATACCCTCTTTCTTTCCCTGTTTAAGAAAAGCGTTCATGAAGGCAAAAAAGACACGTTTTCTTCGCGGCACAAACCCGTGGAAAGTGCCAGTCATGACATCAACGCACCAGATTCTCACATCAACATCACACGGCTAAAACCCATCCTGACCTTGGGCTTTGACAAAAAGAATCAAGCACAACGGGTGTTTTTGCCCCTGGCGATCCTGACGCGAGATGGGTTGAAAATAACACCAACTCCTTATATGCCCCCATGCATTCACCTTGATAAAAGCACCCCCTTTTTCACCAGGTGCCGCACGCTGTCAAAATCGCTACGGGATAAGGTGATGTATTTGCAGAAAAAAGTGAGACAACGCGCCCGCGCCACCACCTCCCTTTTTGATGCACAGTCCATTTGGCAGTTTGATACCATGCGGCGACACCTCATTGTGGCCTTGATTAATTTTGAAGCGCTCTTACAAGAAGCACAGCTGAGCCCTTATGTGCTCTATCGCGAGCTGCTTCATGTGGCCTCACGATGCGCAGCCATTAAATGGGGCGGGGCAGCGCCCTCTCTGCCCCCTTATCAGCATGAGAACCTTCATGTGTGTTTTGACGACATCATCACCTTTATTGAACAATCCCTTGCTGAAATCGAAGAAGCCTATCGCGTCTATGCTTTCCAAAAAACAGATCGCTTGTTCACCCTGACAGTAGATCAAGCCTGGCTCGACCAACCGCTCATCATTGGCCTGAAAGCACCACCCAACCAAACAGAAGAGAGAATGGTTTCGTGGATTAAAAATGCCGTGATTGTGTCGCAAAGTCGCATAAAAACCGTTCAGGAAAATCGTATTTTGGGGGCCACACGCAATTATATACAAACGGCAGAGAAAATCCGCCTTATTCCTGATCGAGGAACCGTGTTATGTGAAATCATCCCAGACAATGATTTTATTAAACCGGATGAGCCGTTGCACATCTTCAATATGTCAGATGACCCGGCCAAACGACCTGAACAAATTATCTTTTATGCACCTCAAAACGAGGATGCTTGA